One genomic window of Trichomycterus rosablanca isolate fTriRos1 chromosome 1, fTriRos1.hap1, whole genome shotgun sequence includes the following:
- the myf5 gene encoding myogenic factor 5, with protein sequence MDTWTSNYDQALMFHPSPKHESDEDEHVRAPGGLHEAGSCLQWACKACKRKSSSVDRRQAATMRERRRLKKVNHAFETLRRCTSTNPSQRLPKVDILRNAIHYIESLQELLREQVESYYSRESSRKSSSGASSPSSTCSDSMTDCSSPVWSQMNFNPGSSYTYEVQNVSGMDRGAGSSSLQCLSSIVDRLSCRNVEDLSPAHSDSPCSNPESPDTPVYHVL encoded by the exons ATGGACACGTGGACATCCAACTACGACCAAGCCCTGATGTTCCACCCCTCCCCGAAGCACGAGTCCGACGAGGACGAGCACGTCCGGGCCCCCGGGGGCCTCCACGAGGCCGGGAGCTGCCTTCAGTGGGCCTGCAAGGCCTGCAAGCGCAAGTCGAGCAGCGTGGACAGACGGCAGGCGGCCACCATGCGCGAGAGACGGAGGCTGAAGAAGGTGAACCACGCCTTCGAGACGCTCCGCCGCTGCACGTCCACCAACCCCAGCCAGAGGCTCCCGAAGGTGGACATCCTGAGGAACGCCATCCACTACATCGAGAGTCTGCAGGAGCTCCTGAGAGAGCAGGTGGAGAGTTACTACAGCCGCGAGAGCAGCCGCAAGAGCAGCTCCGGAGCGTCCAGCCCCTCGTCCACCTGCTCCGACAGCATG ACGGACTGCAGCAGCCCCGTCTGGTCTCAGATGAATTTCAACCCCGGCAGCTCCTACACGTATGAAGTTCAGAACG TCTCTGGGATGGACAGGGGCGCCGGATCGTCCAGCCTGCAGTGTTTATCCAGCATCGTGGACCGACTGTCCTGCCGAAACGTGGAGGATCTCTCGCCCGCTCACAGCGACTCGCCGTGCAGCAATCCGGAGAGTCCGGACACGCCCGTCTACCACGTCCTGTAA